A genomic window from Streptomyces sp. MST-110588 includes:
- a CDS encoding phosphomannomutase/phosphoglucomutase, producing MTDLSQIVKAYDVRGVVPDQWDESLAELFGAAFAEVTAADAIVIGHDMRPSSPGLSRAFARGAAARGVDVTEIGLCSTDELYFASGALDLPGAMFTASHNPARYNGIKMCRAGAAPVGQDTGLAEIRALVERWSRDGAPEPAAEAGTITSRDVLGDYAAHLRRLVDLSGIRPLKVVVDAGNGMGGHTVPTVFEGLPLELDPMYFELDGTFPHHEANPLDPKNIIDLQERVRETGADIGLAFDGDADRCFVVDGNGDPVAPSAITALVAARELAKHPGGTVIHNCITSWSVPEVVAENGGTAVRTRVGHSFIKGEMARTGAIFGGEHSAHYYFRDFWNADTGMLAAMHVLAALGEQSGTLADLVAQYDRYAASGEINSTVEDQTGRLAAIRTAYEGREGVELDELDGLTVTTADWWFNLRASNTEPLLRLNVEARDRETVDRVRDEVLAIVRG from the coding sequence GTGACTGATCTGTCGCAGATCGTGAAGGCGTACGACGTGCGCGGTGTGGTCCCCGACCAGTGGGACGAGTCGCTTGCCGAACTGTTCGGCGCGGCCTTCGCCGAGGTCACCGCCGCGGACGCGATCGTGATCGGGCACGACATGCGGCCTTCCTCGCCCGGCCTGTCGCGGGCCTTCGCGCGCGGCGCCGCGGCGCGCGGTGTGGACGTGACCGAGATCGGGCTCTGCTCGACCGACGAGCTGTACTTCGCCAGTGGCGCGCTGGACCTGCCGGGCGCGATGTTCACCGCCTCGCACAACCCGGCCCGGTACAACGGGATCAAGATGTGCCGGGCGGGTGCGGCCCCGGTCGGCCAGGACACCGGGCTCGCGGAGATCCGTGCGCTGGTGGAGCGCTGGTCGCGGGACGGGGCGCCGGAGCCGGCGGCCGAGGCGGGCACGATCACCTCGCGCGATGTGCTCGGCGACTACGCGGCGCACCTGCGGCGCCTGGTGGACCTGTCCGGCATCCGCCCGCTGAAGGTCGTGGTGGACGCGGGCAACGGCATGGGCGGACACACCGTCCCCACCGTGTTCGAGGGCCTGCCCCTGGAACTGGACCCGATGTACTTCGAGCTGGACGGCACCTTCCCCCACCACGAGGCCAACCCGCTGGACCCGAAGAACATCATCGACCTCCAGGAGCGGGTCCGCGAGACCGGCGCCGACATCGGCCTGGCCTTCGACGGTGACGCCGACCGCTGCTTCGTCGTGGACGGCAACGGCGACCCGGTCGCCCCGTCCGCGATCACCGCCCTGGTCGCCGCCCGCGAGCTGGCCAAGCACCCGGGCGGCACGGTCATCCACAACTGCATCACCTCCTGGTCGGTGCCCGAGGTCGTCGCGGAGAACGGCGGCACGGCCGTCCGTACCCGGGTGGGGCACTCCTTCATCAAGGGGGAGATGGCCAGGACCGGAGCGATCTTCGGGGGTGAGCACTCCGCCCACTACTACTTCCGCGACTTCTGGAACGCCGACACCGGCATGCTGGCCGCCATGCACGTCCTGGCGGCGCTCGGTGAGCAGTCCGGGACGCTGGCGGACCTGGTGGCGCAGTACGACCGGTACGCCGCCTCCGGCGAGATCAACAGCACGGTCGAGGACCAGACGGGCCGGCTCGCCGCGATCCGGACCGCGTACGAGGGCCGCGAAGGCGTCGAGCTGGACGAGCTGGACGGCCTGACGGTCACCACCGCCGACTGGTGGTTCAACCTCCGCGCCTCCAACACCGAACCGCTGCTGCGGCTGAACGTCGAGGCGCGCGACCGCGAGACGGTCGACCGGGTGCGTGACGAGGTGCTGGCGATCGTACGGGGCTGA
- a CDS encoding glycosyltransferase family 2 protein, whose translation MSVHSQSAAQTDPHAATPEFPRHVVTAVLVSHDSARWLPDALAGLLGQERPVQSIVAADTGSADDSAQLLREALGDERVLHLARRSGFGTAVDEAVRTAPVLTPQDLPYLQRPSGWDPVSRTWRDEAFDMPELPHGEPVQWLWLLHDDCAPEPDALAELLRVADASPATAVLGPKLRSWYDRRQLLEAGVSIARSGRRWTGLDRREQDQGQHDQVRPVLSVSTAGMLIRRDVYEQLGGFDRRLPLMRDDVDLCWRAQAAGHQVLVAPDAVLRHAEASARERRPIDCVGRSATRPAPGQGAGAKRFTSRGAGPHRVDKAGAVYTLLANTRGALLPYVLLRIVLGTLLRVLAYLVGKAPGQAVDELAGLIGTLLRPGKILAARRVRGRPAVPASELRPLFPPPGATVRATVEQFASNFGARSTAETAPAGRHGAVESGPGGEDADFLEVEQFARLKRIARRPAPVLFAVLLLVSLIACRGLVGTGALAGGALLPAPAGASGLWSSYLDGWHPVGVGGVADAPPYLAVLALVANLFLGSTGAALTVLLVCSVPLAGLSAYFASRPLVTSRLLRAWGSVVYAFLPAVTGALAGGRVGTAVLAVLLPLTARAAVAASGLRLEPGARPGWRAVWAYALLLTLTTAFTPVVWPLAVVLGAGLMAVRLLGGRGGVGGRKGGRGGPGGGSGAGAGAGGGGGLGGGLLAHGLRLLAVVLTPLVVLAPWSLSLLAHPARLLQEAGLEDGAGRASALDLLGLSPGGPKAAGGVLLLGIVLAALAATLRDGRQLAIRTAWGAALTGLLFAVWTNGSHWAGPAVLVYGLALLCAAAVGAEGIRTRMTALGFGWKQPVAVLIALSAVLAPLYAAVSWMITGAAGPLERRDPVQVPAFVAEESATSDRARTLVLDGTADRVSYTLVRGSGASLGDADLAAEAGEDQRLGGVVGNLVAGSGADQTSRLGGYAVRYVLLRPGAPREIGRVLDRTPGLTRLSQEDGSALWRLDQRVSRVSIVSGAGTGTGGTATGGTATGGAGKDGARPQEAVPVAAEPVEAHTKLPDGPDGRVLRIADAADPGWQATLDGKPLKAVTLDGWAQGFELPANGGRLDLTHEDPLGRTAWLWAQGLLAVVLVVLALPGRRREVDDDLPEEGPAAVSVRPVAGEGRRARRLRAAAQAEGPGAGPAADVVAAGAAGARTGEEPAAVPYVPQQSAQPGQAGQAGQENHGPKDHGQAREPQHPHQRYEEWQPQQAYAQEDPYASGVYGQQQAPADPYQADRYQAGAYQEVSYQADPYQVYSYESAPYDAYQYAQPQEQAQVPDQAQGRTQQPVQPPAQRYGDGTMFDGSYPEPRRDGSDHQ comes from the coding sequence ATGTCCGTGCACAGTCAGTCGGCCGCGCAGACCGACCCCCACGCAGCCACCCCCGAATTCCCGCGGCACGTCGTCACCGCCGTGCTCGTCTCCCACGACAGTGCCCGCTGGCTGCCCGACGCGCTGGCCGGACTGCTCGGCCAGGAACGCCCCGTACAGAGCATCGTCGCCGCCGACACCGGCAGCGCGGACGACTCCGCCCAACTGCTGAGAGAGGCCCTCGGCGACGAACGCGTGCTGCACCTGGCCCGCCGCTCCGGTTTCGGCACCGCCGTCGACGAAGCGGTCCGCACGGCCCCCGTCCTGACGCCGCAGGACCTGCCCTACCTCCAGCGCCCCAGCGGCTGGGACCCCGTCAGCCGCACCTGGCGCGACGAGGCGTTCGACATGCCGGAACTCCCGCACGGCGAACCCGTCCAGTGGCTGTGGCTGCTGCACGACGACTGCGCGCCCGAACCCGACGCCCTCGCCGAGCTGCTGCGGGTCGCCGACGCCAGCCCCGCAACCGCCGTCCTGGGTCCCAAACTGCGGAGCTGGTACGACCGTCGGCAGCTCCTGGAAGCGGGCGTCAGCATCGCCCGCAGCGGGCGCCGCTGGACGGGCCTGGACCGGCGCGAGCAGGACCAGGGCCAGCACGACCAGGTCCGGCCGGTCCTGTCCGTCTCGACCGCCGGCATGCTCATCCGCCGCGACGTGTACGAGCAGTTGGGCGGCTTCGACCGGCGGCTGCCCCTGATGCGGGACGACGTCGACCTGTGCTGGCGCGCCCAGGCCGCCGGACACCAGGTGCTCGTCGCCCCGGACGCGGTGCTCCGGCACGCCGAGGCGTCCGCCCGCGAGCGCCGCCCCATCGACTGCGTGGGCCGCTCGGCGACCCGCCCGGCGCCCGGCCAGGGCGCCGGCGCCAAACGCTTCACCTCGCGCGGCGCCGGCCCGCACCGCGTGGACAAGGCGGGCGCCGTCTACACCCTGCTCGCCAATACGCGCGGGGCCCTGCTGCCCTACGTCCTGCTGCGGATCGTTCTGGGCACGCTGCTGCGGGTGCTGGCCTACCTGGTCGGCAAGGCGCCCGGACAGGCCGTCGACGAACTCGCCGGCCTCATCGGGACGCTGCTGCGCCCGGGGAAGATCCTGGCCGCCCGGCGCGTACGGGGCCGGCCCGCGGTACCGGCGAGCGAGCTGCGGCCTCTCTTCCCGCCGCCCGGCGCGACCGTACGGGCCACCGTCGAACAGTTCGCGAGCAACTTCGGCGCACGCTCCACGGCCGAGACCGCCCCGGCCGGGCGGCACGGCGCCGTGGAGTCCGGACCCGGCGGCGAGGACGCCGACTTCCTGGAGGTCGAGCAGTTCGCGCGGCTCAAGCGGATCGCCCGCCGCCCCGCGCCGGTGCTCTTCGCCGTCCTGCTGCTGGTCTCCCTCATCGCCTGCCGCGGTCTGGTCGGTACGGGCGCACTGGCGGGCGGGGCGCTGCTGCCCGCGCCCGCCGGCGCCTCCGGCCTGTGGTCCTCCTACCTCGATGGCTGGCACCCGGTCGGCGTCGGCGGCGTCGCCGACGCGCCGCCCTACCTGGCGGTCCTCGCCCTGGTGGCGAACCTCTTCCTCGGCAGCACCGGCGCCGCCTTGACCGTCCTGCTGGTCTGCTCGGTGCCGCTGGCCGGCCTGAGCGCCTACTTCGCCTCCCGGCCGCTGGTCACCTCCCGCCTCCTGCGGGCCTGGGGAAGCGTGGTGTACGCGTTCCTGCCCGCCGTCACCGGCGCGCTGGCGGGCGGTCGCGTGGGCACCGCCGTCCTGGCCGTCCTGCTGCCGCTGACGGCCCGGGCCGCGGTCGCGGCGAGCGGGCTGCGGCTGGAGCCCGGGGCGCGGCCGGGCTGGCGGGCCGTATGGGCGTACGCGCTGCTGCTGACCCTCACCACCGCCTTCACGCCGGTGGTGTGGCCGCTGGCGGTGGTGCTCGGGGCCGGGCTGATGGCGGTACGGCTGCTGGGCGGGCGCGGGGGCGTGGGCGGTCGCAAGGGCGGGCGCGGCGGACCGGGCGGCGGGTCCGGTGCCGGTGCGGGTGCCGGTGGCGGTGGCGGACTCGGGGGCGGGCTGCTCGCCCACGGGCTGCGTCTGCTCGCCGTGGTCCTCACCCCCCTCGTCGTCCTCGCCCCCTGGTCCCTGTCGCTGCTGGCCCACCCCGCCCGCCTCCTCCAGGAAGCCGGACTGGAGGACGGCGCCGGCCGGGCGAGCGCGCTGGACCTGCTGGGACTGAGCCCGGGCGGGCCGAAGGCGGCGGGCGGCGTCCTGCTGCTGGGCATCGTGCTGGCCGCACTCGCCGCCACGCTGCGCGACGGGCGGCAGCTCGCCATCCGTACGGCCTGGGGCGCGGCGCTGACCGGCCTGCTGTTCGCGGTGTGGACCAACGGCTCCCACTGGGCCGGGCCCGCCGTCCTCGTCTACGGGCTGGCGCTGCTGTGCGCCGCCGCGGTCGGCGCGGAGGGCATCCGTACCCGCATGACGGCGCTGGGCTTCGGCTGGAAGCAGCCGGTCGCGGTGCTCATCGCGCTCAGCGCCGTACTCGCTCCCCTGTACGCGGCCGTGAGCTGGATGATCACCGGCGCGGCCGGGCCGCTGGAGCGGCGCGACCCCGTACAGGTACCGGCGTTCGTGGCGGAGGAGTCCGCGACCTCCGACCGGGCCCGCACCCTGGTCCTGGACGGCACGGCCGACCGGGTCTCCTACACCCTCGTACGCGGCTCCGGGGCGAGCCTGGGCGACGCGGACCTCGCCGCCGAGGCGGGCGAGGACCAGCGGCTCGGCGGCGTCGTCGGCAACCTCGTGGCGGGCTCCGGCGCGGACCAGACCAGCCGGCTCGGCGGCTACGCGGTGCGCTACGTCCTGCTGCGGCCCGGAGCGCCGCGCGAGATCGGCCGGGTGCTGGACAGGACGCCGGGCCTGACCCGGCTCAGCCAGGAGGACGGCAGCGCGCTGTGGCGCCTGGACCAGCGGGTCTCGCGGGTGTCGATCGTCTCCGGCGCGGGGACGGGCACGGGCGGTACGGCGACGGGCGGTACGGCGACGGGCGGCGCGGGGAAGGACGGTGCGCGCCCGCAGGAGGCGGTGCCGGTCGCGGCGGAGCCGGTCGAGGCGCACACCAAGCTGCCCGACGGGCCCGACGGCCGGGTGCTGCGCATCGCGGACGCGGCCGACCCGGGCTGGCAGGCCACCTTGGACGGCAAACCGCTCAAGGCGGTGACGCTGGACGGCTGGGCACAGGGCTTCGAACTCCCGGCGAACGGCGGCCGGCTGGACCTCACCCACGAGGACCCGCTCGGCCGTACCGCCTGGCTGTGGGCCCAGGGCCTGCTCGCCGTCGTCCTGGTGGTGCTCGCGCTGCCGGGCCGCCGCCGGGAGGTCGACGACGACCTGCCCGAGGAGGGCCCGGCCGCGGTGTCCGTGCGACCGGTCGCGGGGGAGGGCCGCCGGGCGCGCAGGCTCCGCGCGGCGGCACAGGCGGAGGGTCCCGGCGCGGGGCCGGCCGCGGATGTCGTGGCAGCGGGTGCTGCGGGAGCGCGTACGGGCGAGGAGCCGGCGGCCGTTCCGTACGTGCCGCAGCAGTCGGCGCAGCCCGGGCAGGCCGGGCAGGCCGGGCAGGAGAACCACGGGCCGAAGGACCACGGGCAGGCGCGGGAGCCGCAGCACCCGCACCAGAGGTACGAGGAGTGGCAGCCGCAGCAGGCGTACGCACAAGAAGACCCGTACGCGAGCGGGGTGTACGGGCAGCAGCAGGCACCGGCGGACCCGTACCAGGCGGACCGATACCAGGCGGGTGCGTACCAAGAGGTTTCCTACCAGGCCGATCCGTACCAGGTGTATTCGTATGAATCCGCCCCGTACGACGCGTATCAGTACGCGCAGCCACAGGAGCAGGCGCAGGTACCGGACCAGGCGCAGGGCCGGACACAGCAACCGGTACAGCCGCCGGCCCAGCGCTACGGCGACGGCACGATGTTCGACGGCTCCTACCCCGAGCCCCGTCGCGACGGGAGCGACCACCAGTGA
- a CDS encoding DUF3499 domain-containing protein, whose amino-acid sequence MESHRGPLKSAVPSNVVSPVRRCSRTACGRPAVATLTYVYADSTAVLGPLATYAEPHCYDLCAEHSERLTAPRGWEVVRLATETGPSRPSGDDLEALANAVREAARPQERAAGAGGGPQAMGPGGREANPMEVARRGHLRVLRSPDS is encoded by the coding sequence GTGGAGAGTCATCGCGGCCCGCTCAAGAGTGCGGTACCGTCCAACGTCGTGAGCCCTGTACGTCGCTGTTCGCGCACTGCGTGCGGCCGCCCCGCCGTCGCAACGCTGACGTACGTCTACGCGGATTCGACCGCCGTGCTCGGACCGCTCGCCACCTATGCCGAGCCCCACTGCTATGACCTGTGCGCCGAGCACTCCGAGCGGCTGACCGCCCCACGAGGCTGGGAAGTCGTACGTCTCGCCACCGAAACCGGACCGTCCCGCCCCAGTGGCGACGACCTCGAAGCGCTCGCCAACGCGGTGCGCGAGGCGGCCCGTCCACAGGAACGCGCGGCCGGGGCCGGCGGTGGGCCGCAGGCCATGGGGCCGGGCGGCCGGGAGGCCAACCCCATGGAAGTCGCCCGCCGAGGGCACCTGAGGGTGCTGCGCTCGCCTGACTCCTGA
- a CDS encoding metallopeptidase family protein — protein sequence MRGPIAPPQVPLSVSRADAFADLVYDSRDRLERRWPQLAEVEFLASEVPAFGPEEDAALAADAGGVPLGRLLPASDGHRDRVVIYRRPVEIRTKNRDERALLVHEVVVEQVAELLGLAPESVDPRYGQD from the coding sequence ATGCGCGGACCGATCGCACCTCCGCAAGTACCCCTGTCCGTGAGCCGGGCCGACGCCTTCGCCGATCTCGTGTACGACTCCCGGGACCGCCTGGAGCGCCGCTGGCCGCAGCTTGCCGAGGTCGAGTTCCTGGCCAGTGAGGTGCCCGCGTTCGGCCCGGAGGAGGACGCCGCGCTCGCCGCCGACGCGGGCGGCGTACCGCTGGGCCGGCTGCTGCCGGCCTCGGACGGCCACCGTGACCGGGTCGTCATCTACCGGCGCCCGGTGGAGATCCGTACGAAGAACCGGGACGAGCGGGCGCTCCTGGTCCACGAGGTCGTCGTCGAACAGGTCGCCGAACTGCTCGGCCTGGCGCCGGAGTCGGTGGACCCGCGCTACGGACAGGACTGA
- a CDS encoding DUF5719 family protein, producing the protein MNRTTISLIGATVALAAVTGIAVVTGPDGAAAPASPQSASRRPVERSALLCPAPSSSEVGETTYTSFTPKGTGTGTGAGTGTGTVAKADGHRGTAVLTPAPTAKDGRADAGKTGKDSQGNEDSKGKKPGRESGTAAAGQGDAKPVAPLAQAGKPVTATTDRADAPALVGTAEGTLAPGWSVQQTTAIAAGGGRGLQGLTCTAPDTSFWFPGVSTEKGRQDYVHLTNPDATPAVVDLELRGKSGSLASASGEGITVPPHSTLPVLLSTLTAAPTPDAALHVAAREGRVGASVQAADAKLGGDWLPAAADPGPVAVLPGIPADATSVHLVAVAPGDADADLKVQLATPSGLITPAGLESLRVKSGMTASVELGGVTKGEAGSLVLTPANGSKAPVAAALRVTRGTGGKQEMAFLPATRPVGARATVADNRAKGGTLSLTAPEKGKDAKVKVTASAGSGGGEPVSKTYTVRGGSTLAVEPPVPPGLRGSYALTVEPAAGGGPVYASRTLTLPQGGLPAFTIQTLPDDRGTVVVPGARQDLSLLLD; encoded by the coding sequence GTGAACCGCACCACCATTTCCCTGATCGGCGCGACCGTGGCGCTCGCCGCCGTCACCGGCATCGCCGTCGTCACCGGCCCGGACGGCGCCGCGGCGCCCGCCTCCCCGCAGAGCGCCTCCCGGCGGCCCGTCGAGCGGTCCGCGCTGCTGTGCCCCGCGCCCAGTTCCTCCGAGGTCGGCGAGACGACGTACACCTCCTTCACACCCAAGGGCACGGGTACGGGTACGGGTGCAGGCACAGGCACAGGCACGGTCGCGAAGGCGGACGGGCACCGTGGTACGGCGGTCCTGACACCGGCCCCGACCGCGAAGGACGGCAGAGCGGACGCCGGGAAGACCGGCAAGGACAGCCAAGGGAACGAGGACAGCAAGGGGAAGAAGCCCGGGCGGGAGAGCGGTACGGCCGCGGCCGGGCAGGGGGACGCCAAGCCCGTCGCGCCGCTGGCGCAGGCCGGGAAGCCGGTCACCGCGACGACCGACCGGGCGGACGCGCCCGCGCTCGTGGGCACCGCCGAGGGCACGCTCGCGCCCGGCTGGAGCGTGCAGCAGACCACGGCCATCGCCGCGGGCGGCGGCCGTGGTCTCCAGGGCCTGACCTGTACGGCACCCGACACCAGCTTCTGGTTCCCGGGCGTGAGCACCGAGAAGGGCCGGCAGGACTACGTCCACCTCACCAACCCCGACGCCACGCCCGCCGTCGTCGACCTCGAACTGCGCGGCAAGAGCGGGTCCTTGGCGTCGGCCTCCGGCGAGGGCATCACCGTGCCGCCGCACTCCACCCTGCCCGTACTGCTCTCCACCCTGACTGCCGCGCCGACGCCCGACGCGGCCCTGCACGTCGCCGCGCGCGAGGGCCGGGTCGGCGCCTCCGTACAGGCCGCCGACGCCAAGCTGGGCGGCGACTGGCTGCCGGCCGCCGCCGACCCCGGCCCGGTCGCGGTGCTGCCCGGCATCCCGGCCGACGCCACCTCCGTCCACCTGGTGGCGGTGGCGCCCGGTGATGCCGACGCCGACCTCAAGGTGCAACTCGCCACCCCCAGCGGTCTGATCACCCCGGCGGGGCTGGAGTCCCTGCGCGTCAAGAGCGGGATGACCGCGTCGGTGGAGCTGGGCGGCGTCACCAAGGGTGAAGCGGGCTCGCTGGTGCTGACTCCGGCCAACGGCTCCAAGGCCCCCGTGGCGGCGGCGCTGCGGGTGACCCGGGGCACGGGCGGCAAACAGGAGATGGCGTTCCTCCCGGCGACCCGGCCGGTCGGCGCGCGGGCCACCGTCGCCGACAACCGTGCCAAGGGCGGCACGCTCTCGCTCACCGCGCCGGAGAAGGGCAAGGACGCGAAGGTCAAGGTCACGGCGTCGGCGGGGAGCGGGGGCGGCGAGCCGGTCAGCAAGACGTACACGGTCCGGGGCGGCAGCACCCTCGCCGTCGAACCGCCGGTTCCTCCGGGGCTGCGGGGGTCGTACGCGCTGACGGTCGAGCCGGCGGCAGGCGGCGGGCCGGTGTACGCCTCGCGCACGCTGACCCTGCCGCAGGGCGGCCTGCCGGCCTTCACGATCCAGACGCTGCCGGACGACCGGGGGACGGTCGTGGTGCCGGGGGCGCGTCAGGATCTGTCCCTGCTGCTGGACTGA
- a CDS encoding Trm112 family protein, translating to MPVEASLLEILACPACHAPLEDRTSADPAELVCTAGDCGLAYPVRDGIPVLLVDEARRPA from the coding sequence ATGCCGGTCGAAGCCAGCCTGCTTGAGATCCTCGCCTGCCCGGCGTGCCACGCCCCGCTGGAGGACAGGACGAGCGCCGACCCCGCCGAGCTGGTCTGCACCGCCGGGGACTGCGGCCTGGCCTACCCCGTACGGGACGGCATCCCCGTCCTCCTCGTCGACGAGGCCCGCCGCCCCGCCTGA
- a CDS encoding L-lactate permease has protein sequence MFTQQLEPVAGSLALSALVAAVPLATVLALLGAVRMRAHHAGPVGLAAALAVAWPVFGMPPEQALSSAAQGALFGLFPILWIVVNALWVYRMTVRTRHFDVLRRSFSRLSADPRVQALVIAFCFGALLEALAGFGAPVAISAVMLVALGFDPVRAAVLALVANTAPVAFGAMGTPVVTLAQVTGLPLDSVADVVGRQTPLLALFVPLLLVFLVDGRRGLRETWVPALACGTAFAAAQFLASNYVSAQLADIGAALAGAAALMTVPGVRKPAVTPGDGPAAVPVADPVTGPAAVPVTGPGRDRAPTDVRDRAPDVRDSRRETVRAYAPYALIVAVFSLAQIPPVKDLLSRATRTVDWPFLNVVSPDGKPVGGNVFTLPLIATGGTLVLLAGALTAAVLGVNARTALREWAATVHELRHAIVTVTSVLALAYVMNLSGQAATIGHFVAAAGAGLAFLSPVLGWFGVAVSGSDTSANALFGALQVTAAEQTGLPPVLLAAANSSGGVLGKMISPQNLTIACAAVGLAGREGDLLRKVLLWSLGLLLVMCLIVVGQSTAVLGWMLP, from the coding sequence GTGTTCACCCAGCAGTTGGAACCGGTCGCGGGCTCGCTCGCGCTCTCCGCCCTGGTCGCCGCGGTGCCGCTGGCCACCGTCCTGGCCCTGCTCGGCGCGGTGCGGATGCGCGCCCATCACGCCGGGCCCGTCGGCCTGGCCGCCGCCCTCGCCGTCGCCTGGCCCGTCTTCGGCATGCCGCCGGAGCAGGCCCTCTCCAGCGCCGCGCAGGGCGCGCTCTTCGGCCTCTTCCCGATCCTGTGGATCGTCGTCAACGCCCTGTGGGTGTACCGGATGACGGTCCGCACCCGCCACTTCGACGTGCTGCGCCGCTCCTTCTCCCGGCTCTCCGCCGACCCCCGCGTCCAGGCCCTGGTGATCGCGTTCTGCTTCGGGGCGCTGCTGGAGGCGCTGGCCGGGTTCGGGGCGCCCGTGGCCATCAGCGCGGTGATGCTCGTCGCGCTCGGCTTCGACCCGGTCAGGGCCGCGGTGCTCGCGCTGGTCGCCAACACCGCGCCGGTCGCCTTCGGTGCGATGGGTACGCCCGTGGTGACGCTCGCCCAGGTCACCGGCCTGCCACTGGACTCCGTCGCCGACGTGGTGGGGCGGCAGACCCCGCTGCTCGCGCTGTTCGTCCCGCTGCTGCTGGTCTTCCTGGTGGACGGGCGGCGCGGGCTGCGCGAGACCTGGGTGCCCGCGCTCGCCTGCGGGACGGCCTTCGCCGCCGCCCAGTTCCTGGCGTCCAACTACGTCTCGGCGCAGCTCGCGGACATCGGGGCGGCGCTGGCGGGGGCCGCGGCGCTGATGACGGTGCCCGGTGTCCGTAAGCCGGCCGTGACGCCGGGCGACGGTCCGGCAGCCGTGCCGGTCGCCGATCCGGTCACCGGTCCGGCTGCCGTGCCAGTTACCGGTCCGGGACGTGACCGGGCACCCACGGACGTACGCGACCGGGCCCCGGACGTTCGTGACAGCCGCCGCGAGACCGTACGGGCCTACGCCCCCTACGCCCTGATCGTCGCCGTCTTCTCCCTCGCCCAGATCCCGCCCGTCAAAGACCTCCTGTCCCGGGCGACCCGCACCGTCGACTGGCCCTTCCTGAACGTCGTGTCCCCCGACGGGAAGCCGGTCGGCGGCAACGTCTTCACGCTGCCCCTGATCGCCACCGGCGGCACGCTGGTGCTGCTGGCCGGCGCGCTCACCGCCGCGGTACTCGGCGTCAACGCCCGTACGGCCCTGCGGGAATGGGCCGCCACGGTCCACGAACTGCGGCACGCCATCGTCACCGTGACCTCGGTCCTGGCCCTGGCCTATGTGATGAACCTCTCCGGACAGGCCGCCACCATCGGGCACTTCGTGGCGGCGGCGGGTGCCGGACTGGCCTTTCTCTCGCCCGTACTGGGCTGGTTCGGTGTGGCCGTCTCCGGCTCGGACACCTCCGCCAACGCGCTTTTCGGGGCGCTCCAGGTCACCGCCGCCGAGCAGACCGGGCTCCCGCCCGTACTGCTGGCCGCGGCCAACAGCTCGGGCGGGGTGCTGGGCAAGATGATCTCCCCGCAGAACCTGACGATCGCGTGTGCGGCGGTGGGACTCGCGGGACGGGAGGGGGATCTGCTGCGGAAGGTCCTGCTGTGGAGCCTGGGGCTGCTCCTGGTGATGTGTCTGATCGTCGTCGGCCAGAGCACGGCCGTGCTCGGCTGGATGCTGCCCTGA